The DNA window GAGAGGAAGAAGATGCATCTTCCTCCTGCCTGAGGATACAGGAAACTGTCTTGGCTTTGTGGCCTGCTGTTTTGGGGAGATAAACAAAACTCGacaacttttgtgaaagttgtaaagctggtgtgtttattacagccCTGGACATGTGTGGGAATCGTTCTCCTAAAATGACAGGTGTACTTCTGGGGACTTCAGGGCTCTTTTTATCCCcttctcaaatacatatgcatacaaattcacaataggttcatacatattcatttttatgaatttCGTGTCACATTTGCtgctagttcttctttatcagaaagaattcctaggtcaggttgacctgctctcacagcattctctgtctctctgtcacTCTCTGTCTCCCCTCCCCTTATCTCTGTCTTTCtctgaagcagtttctctgagcctAGGCTAGCCAGACTACACAGCAAGCTACATACTTaactcaaagatgtacattCTACTTAAACCAAAACGGATTTTTACTTTGGAAAATTTCTACTTTGGAAAATTTCTACTTTGCCTCACTGCACAGACTGCTCTGAACAGGGACAAACCCACCCAGGAAACTCAATGGGACACCCTACTCCTAAAGAACACACATTTTTATGGCAATTTTCACATAATTGGCTCCAGTGACCAGGATAAACTAAACCCAGAGGTGCTCCAGCTGGGagagcaacagcagcagcagatcccaCTCACCATGCCGATGGGGCGGCAGGAGCCCAGGTGGTCGCTGCGCCCGTTCCAGCGGTAGAAGTCGGGATATTCTCCGTGCTCCAGGATGTACTGCTGCCCTCGGAAGTCAGGGTGGTCAAAGCAGACCCAAGCCCCGCTCTGGACACAGATGGAATTGACCCTGTTGAGGAAACCTTGGTCCTGGAAGCTGTTGCAGCTGCCACAGACGTCCAGCTTCCTGCCTGTGAAGCATCTGCCTTCGTAGAAAGTGAtctggggggaggaggagaaagggcCTGCATTGAGGAGCAGGGACATGGCCGGATTCCCATTCCAAGCAGATGGGAATCTCTTGCAGATGCATCATTTCAGGGTGGTTTGGGTTATTTTAGCTGCTTTCCAGCAAAAGCATCACTGGCATTTTTTCCTAAGCAGCgtatttgtttttctgggaaTGCAGCGCGTCCCGCATTTGTGACACTTCTCGCCGCCTCGTGCTCACTCACACATATTTCCAACAGGAATGTTTAAACGGGAAATTCAGCTCCCGAAACGCAGCTCCTTCTGCCAcaccctccccatccctgctacCAGATTTGCTCCCGGGATCACCACTCACACCACTGCTGGCTCTGttatcctcatcctcatcctccacCCGGAggatgctccagccccaggctgaAAGGGAAGGGTCGGGTCGTTACTTACTTTTCCTGAGTATTGGGACATTTTCTGCTGGCTGCTATCCCAGAGCAAGAGcgggagccagcagagctgcgATGGACAGACCATTGGACAGGGCGCTATATAGGGGTGGCCGGGGGGGCCGGCCCGGTCAGGGCTCTGTAACAAAGCCGCGGAACCGGGGCTTTGCCCGTCCTGCTTCGTAGGCAGAACCGCCGGTAACGGGGCTGCTGAGTCCGGGCTTTTCATTTTGGGCAGATGATCTGACAAAAGATTTGCTTGGCAGGGCTTTGGTCGATTAGCAGTGCACATTTACTGCTCCTTTTTGGaggacttctttttttttttaaacacttttttcatctttatttctatttcttgttTACTTCCCCCCTCTGTTTTcccctattttttcttttcttttttcccgTCCTTTTTCCTCAGCAGCATCTCTAAGCATGGCACATAATTTCTCTATGTCTATGTTTGCTTTTTCCCAGCTTCTTCCCACCTCCTGCAGTGTGGCAGCCAAGAGAGGGTGTCCTTGAAGACTCCCCACCAACAAACATTGCACTCCATCTGTCAAACCAATGGTTTCTCATTCAACCTTTGAACCTCTCTAAATGGCACCTCCAAAATCCAAGGATCTGATCCCCTCCAAAGCACAGAGGTTGGGCTCCCAAACCCACTGATGTTACTCACGAGCATCATTCTCAGGAATGTTTTGATCCTCCAGCACTGAAGCCCTGACTCACAGCTGTAAGTCAGGATTAGAGGAACGTTTGGACCATAAATTTACCCTATTAAAGTAACTTAAATTGCAGCTATATGGTACCATAAAGTCCTCATCTCTGTTATAAGGATATCCAGAGATTTAAACTGTGATATTCCCAGGACAAACAGCAAAGGAAGCTCCCAGCCCATAAATCCCATCAGTTCATACTAATGAGCCAGGCTAGGAAGAGGTAAAGGCAGATGTGTGGGGGTGGCCCATGGAGCAGCATGCAGAGATGTACCAAAGGGCCACATTAAAAGGAGATTTGTGCTTTTATGCTTTTTAATAACTCTGGAAGAGActtcacacacagctcctgctcattGAATCCTCCTCCTCACTCGCCGGCCCTCCATCACCTCcccttgctgctgcctccatccctgcaccaTCAGGCACATGTTTCAAATCAAACCCTGAAACCTCCTTTCTTGGCAGGCTGCTCCCATCCTCAGGTGTGCCAGCAGCcccactctgctgccttggCTCACTGCTTTATCTGGACATTAAAGACTGCTTCAGCAGAAGGGATGTCATTATTAGGGCTCAAACATGTGCCACCCTCTCAATTAAGATGTAAAAGTTAATGAGCACGTGTGCAGACACACGTAGGCTGAGCTGGAGGATGTCACTGACTGGGATGAAGGAGAGAGGTGGCACTttgtgctgggagaggaaaCACATCCTCCAGCTGATGCGGGCAAATCTGCTCTGGCATCACAGGAACACGGCCCACACGTCTGTGTTGTGCTGTGAGGcaggaaacaatgaaaaataaaaatataaaaaatgaaaaataaaaaaaaaacaaccctgccCAAAACCTCTTTGAAACACCAGTGCTAATTTTAAGGTGTTAGATTAATCACCAGATGGTGCAGGGAAAAGTAACAGCAGAAAATCCCACttgggagagctgcagccaagACAGGGGGCATCAGTGGTGctcccaaaaacccaaaaccagccACTCCCTGTGGCAGTCAGTGccctgggagggaaggagaagtgTCCCTCTTCTGAGCCATGGCTGGGAGCACGAGGACAATGGGGTGGCACCATTGCTGGCTCTGGGACCCAACTCTCCACCCATTGGGGTCACAGCTCAGGCACTCTGCACTGGCCATGAGCTGTGGGTGCCTGGAGGGGAAAACCCATGGCAAACTGCCCCAAAGCACCCAGGAAAGGAAACTCTGCCTCAGGAGATTTTTATGGAACCACAAAAGCCTGGTTTCCCCTGGCTCTGTCTCATGAGGGGATTTTCCTGTTTGTCTCAATGTGTGACATTTAATTCCATGAGCAACAGCTTGATGAATCTGAGACTTGTGCCCAGCTGTCAAATTTCTTAGAAATTGTCCAACAGGTTCAAAAGCTaggagagatggaaagaggTTGTGGCAATTTTATCCTCATTTCTTTCATAAATCACCTTAAAGATATGAAATGACCCATCTctagaaaaaaagcaaaatgatggggaaaaaagaatatgGAAGAATGGCAAACCATAATTCCTGGACAAAGCCCCTTAACTCCTTGCCAAAGATGAAAAAGCTGCCaatggaagagagaaaagagcagcCTGAGGAGCCTGTGGCCACTGGGAGTGTTTCAGGCAAATgatgctggggctgcctcaCCTCCTGCTCATGCCCAGGTCCATCTGACCATGAGCCACACAGCAAAAGAGTTCTGGGCAGCTCCTCCACTGTGGCTGCTTAAAGGATGAAGCATTGGAAATGAACTTGTAAGTTTGAGTATTTGGCTTCAACAGCCAGAACCCAAAAATCTGAGATTCTTTTGTGGGCTTGGTTTAGAGGAAGGAATTGGGTTTGATGTCCaaccagggcagctccaggctgtgctaTCTCTGCTGGCCTTTGCTGCCACAGGGCTGAGGACTGAAGTGCTGAGAGACAATTTGCTCTCCAAATTGCCCAGGCCAGAGGcaggggagctgagctgagcagggtGTGACTCCTGGAGGTGAATCTTTGGGAGTGACCTCACTTACGTGAATGGAACATTCCCTGTCAGAGGATGAGCATTCTGCTCACAGGCTCCTCctacagctggcacagccccacacaaaTCACCAGCAatggagcagcagccaaggactTGCTCCACATCCTCTGAAAGGGCCACACTTCAGCTTCTGGAGGAGCCTGGAATATTTACAAAGCAGTGTTAAGACCTGGAATGGAAAATCCCTAGCTCAGGGCTTTCAAAACACCATCTTGCTTTGAAAAGCTCATAGATTTTTCACATACCTCAGTATGAGATACTTTGAGCTCATTAAATGTGAAACAACCATGAGTTTTGCTCCTTCTCACTGAAAAATTTTTGCCTTGCTGCTGGGAATGATGAGCACATCTTGTGGGACTCCTCAGAGCAGCAACAGACCTGAGTGAGAAACCATCTCTTGACTCAGAGTGGAGTTTCTGTGTGAAATACACATTGCCTGTCAAAGACCTGGCCCTCCTCAGCCCAAAGTCCCAATTTCTGCTGGTGATGAACGCACCCCTGTACCTGAGGGCAGCACGTGCTgccccccagagctgccaggggcCTGGGCACACTGACTGCAGAACATCTCTGCAAAACATCCAGCCCACACCCTCACTGGCAGAACAcatcactgctgctggaaatgggaATCAGCTCCCAGGCAATGGTTTGGGGTTCAATGTGTTGCCCTCAGCATGGATGGACTAGGACATAAAAATCTCTGGAATATCTCTATCTACCAAGGGTGGTCATCTCACACCCTGACCCACCACACATCCCACGTCAGCAACACCTCGTGTCACCCATGTGGGGTAAGGACTCCAAATAACCTCCTCACACTCAGTAAATTCTGCCACAAAATGATGGATCTGGCCAGATTCCTATTAGGAAAAACAGCTTCTCACCTTGGAGAGGAGACTTGGTGGTCAGGTTTAGCCAATTACAGCCTTGTTTCCAGTAATATTCTGTCCAGGGATCATCACACACCTCAGCATCTTACTGAGATGGGACCTGGGTTTCACTTTGGAAAGCATCAGAAAGCCTGGGGGGTGAAATCCTTTCAGTTTCAACTGTATTTCAAAAAAGTAAAAGTTCCAGTAAGGAAACAGGATATCCAAGGAAAAGTTGGATGCTAAGGACACCCATCACTCACACCAGTTTAGCCACATTTCTGCATACTCCCAATAGCTGAAGGCATCTGTGCAAAGGTTTTCACTCCCCCTCCCCACTTTTTGAAGGGGAGCAATGCTGACTTTTTAGATGAAGTTGTGAAGTTGTGAAGTATCAGCAAAAGGCTCTGAAGATGAGCACTCCAGATTACACAAGGGCTAATTAGAAGCTGTTGATTTCTCCTTCTGGAGAGGCTCAGCAGTGTTAATTAGCAGGGTAAGCCCAGCAAGCCTGGGCACATCACATCATCAGCACCTGCACCACCTCACACAGCACCTGGGACATCTGCACCTCATCCAGATTCAACAGCAGAGCTTCTGCAGGCACACAGGAACAATGGAAAcacttttccagcttttttcttctccagcatGGACCCACCAACCCTCTACAGAAGCTGGGAAGAAGCACTACAGACCCATAGATGACTCCCCTGTCATGGAGCTAAGCAGGCAGGGACAAACTTTGTTAGGCATggaaacaacaggaaaaagaaagctcCATTTAGCACCTGCAgtccatcctgccctgctgagctcacctgccccactgccctgctCATCCTCAGCATTTGCAGGCTGGGAgatgggcagctccagccctggctcccaggATTATTCACACAGcaaagccaggagctggacaggGGCACAAGCAAGGCAGGAGTCACTTCCAAACCAGGGCATTATAAATCCACACAAGTCAGTGATAACTTAACATGACTTAGAGTAGTCAATCCTCACATAACCACAGAATGgctggggtcagcagggacCCCTGGAGGACCCCTGGCCCAAGCCCTGTTCAAGCAGGGTCACCCAGAGCTGGTGGCTTGGGACTGTGTCCAAGTGGCTTTTGAGTATGTCCAAGGTGGGAACTGGTGGACGGTGTTCAACCTCACATGAAAAAATTTTGCTCATTTCTCTCAACAGGAAAATGATCTTTGCACTTTCACCTTTGCAAATGATCATCCCTTAATGAAGTTATTAAGTCTACTTAATTCTTTTCCTAGCCTGGATCAGAGAACTTTAACAAGTCTGTAAAAATTCATCAactccaggaaagcagcagtttgCTACAAAAGCAGGATTTTGTTTCTGTACATAACAGGACTGTCCCAATTGCCCATCCCCACCTTCAGGGCTCTCAGGGTGAAGAACCCAACCTGTGCCACCTCAGGAAGCACAAGGCTGCCACAGCCTCTGTTAGACTCCAGCTGCTGAAGGTGCCACCCTGAGAAACCAAGTGAAATCTGTACAGCCAAGGACGAGGAGGAATTCACTGATCACACTTGACTACACATTTCAGCAGAACTGCAAGACTATTGCACATGGTTGGTCTTTAGATCTTATTAGCAGAGAAAGGCTTGGGTGAGCcgaataatttccattttttactGGATGAAGCagaaagaggaagaagggaATAACATATGTGGATGAGTTCAAATTTTCAGCTATTATGGCAAATGCAAGAGCACTACACATCTCTCAGCATTGAGTGCATGAATtgcttgggctgggagggacccaaaagcccatccagttccaaccccctgccatgggcaggttCACCTTCTGCAGGTTcaccatccaacctggctttgtGGAGCATCCATaaactctgagcagcctgttccagtctGTCACTGCcctgaagaatttcttcctatcAATTATTCTAAACCTACTCTCGTgcagtttgaagccattgccccttgtccttcAATACATGGCCTTGTGAAATGGCCCTTTCAAATCTCAGAAAGTCCCAGCACAAATCATCCAGAGAATCTGCACTTGTCTTTGAGCCCTTCTGGGAAGCCTCACCACTGGCAGGCAGGACCTCAGTTATCCCAGACTGTTAAACTGCACATACCCTCATGCATCTCCTGTAAAACTCTTAGCAGCTGGCACACCTCAAGAGGCAATGCAGCAGCTATTATGGGGGTTAGACTGATGCCAGTACACCTGCAGCCAGTTTGACCAAAAAATGGAGCAGATGTGGTCACTGAGGTTTGCGTTACTCCAGAATTTCCACCCTGTGAACGTCATGCAATGTCACAGCCTCGGGTCATGCAAGAGCTCAGCCCAatcctggggatggggcactgAAGGCTCACAGTGACTGACACAccctgtgctgagctcctcaGGCCATGCTCTGCATCCTCAGCCCAatcctggggatggggcactgAAGGCTCACAGTGACTGACACAccctgtgctgagctcctcaGGCCATGCTCTGCACCCTCAGCCTTTCCACTGCCAGCCAAGCAGCCCTCACTGCAATGCTGCAGGTTCTTGGGcagggaacagccccagctcagtCTGGGTCCAAAATCAAAGCATGGACTCGTTTCCCTGAACAAGCTCTCAGCTGAACTCCAGCAATCCATCAGGCAGAACAATCATCAACCTGTGCTTGGCACAAGGTGTGTGAATTCATGGAAAATGGGTTTTCAGAAACACTGGAAAATATCCTAAGTGGAGAAAAAGggcatttttttaaaccagttGCTCTCATGATGaccaaagaaaaccccaagcTTACCAATGTACACTGTTGAGAGGTTTAGACCATTTTTATATCATATGAGGGAACAACTCCacaaagaaaatacaggaaCAAAATGCTTCATTTGTATCTTTCAGCACAGACTGGAAGGTAAAAGCTAATTCTGGTTGCAAATACGTTCCAACTTTCCCTTCCTATCTACTCCTGTCAGAAATTTAAGTTTTCAAATGAACACAAAAGTGcaggcaaaatatttcatttaattagCTCATCCCCGAATCagccttgtttgtttttactgttttgggttttgttctgcttttcaatACAAAGTAGGTCAACtcaaattttttaaatatatagtTGTAAGGAGTTTATTTCCAAGATTAGAGCTTGCTAAGCCTCCAGTCcaaaaggcaaggaaaagcCTGGAGCTGGTCAGGAAAGCTGAGCAGGACCCCTGAACTCTGCAtggccaggcagcaggaggccGCTCACCTCTACCAGGAGCACAGGAATTCACAACAAACAGCCCACACCGATTTGTTCAGGACgtgcaatttattttaaatgacattttcGTTCTCTTAACAAGTCTAAGCTTGTGACCTGGATAAATCCACTCCATCCTGACAGCACTCCCAGCCACCAGCCTGCGTGCACAGTCCGTAGCGCAGGAACTCGGGGCGGCTCTGCGCAGCCTTCACTCAGCGGTTacagaggaaaacacagagcaggTTCTGACTGAAACCCAGCACTTCCCTTCCAAATAAAGCTGGCACTTGTCCCTCCTTCCTGTGACTGGgcacaaagcaaagcagagctgcttggCCAGCCTGGAGTTCCAGTAGCAAAAACGTTTGGGATCACTCGCAAACAACTTCCCGAGCAATAGTCAAACAATCCATTGGCTCCAAGGATCTCAGGCCTTCTCTTAAGGTCAGCAGGTGaacatttttcacaaaaaaaaacaaaaaaaaagttgataTGGAGTAATCAACGAAAAATTATAAACAGAACATTTAAGGTTTGCAGCTATTTTATTTACAAGTATACATTTAACACAAAGAAACACTGATATCCAAGCCTAGTTAATAGTAGTGTAACAATATGCATCATTTTGATGATTATTCTAACCAACAAACTACACTGAAAAATTAATGCCAGTAAAATTCTTGGTCATAATATTAAGAAATACAATATATAAATTGAAAATATGATTGcttaaaatttgaaaatggaAGTGAAGCCATTTGCACAGGAGTCAGAGTTTAACATAATCTGAAGGGAAAGGCTCCAAACCAACTGTTTATATTTCAGgttaacagaagaaaaaaaaatttgaaaaaaaaaagaaaaaaaaaaaaaaaagaagcatagTTTATCCTTAAAGATAATGGGCAGTTTCGCTTCTTCAGGTAGAATGTATTCCCAGTGTTTTCAGGTTCTGCAGTGGAATTACATTACTGAGCATGAAGACTTCCCTTGTGAAGCTGCCCCATCGATTTTTTCTGCCTCCAAAATTATCCTCTTAAAAACATCAACGGCAGTCTGCAAAGAGAGAGCACAAGTTTAGGAGGGAAGGTGGGGCTGCCCACTTACtgaaacaataacaaaaaacatGAGCAGTTTTATCAACTACACCAGCAGATAAACACACATCCAATGCTTATTCCAAAAGTGAGGAGGGCAAACACAGTAATTTTAGTTTTAAAGGGAAGTGCTAacccccatccccagcaatcctcagcagggagggcaggcacAAACTGAGCCAGATTCACAACAAAGCTAATAACTGTAATCACCTTGCTTTGCATGGTGAGCCTGTCTTGAGTGACTGACAGCACAGAAGGTCTggatgctgtgctgctttggagAATAAACCAATCAGTTTGCTCTCAGGAATCTTTAAGATAATGAATTTTTTCAGCTCTCAACGCTGACTTTGCACAGCTCGGTATGAGGGATGACTTTACTACTCCTGATTTTCTCACTGTCCCTGTAAGATCTGTATTACACACAGTGCAAGGACACCAGCAGAAAGCACAAGCTGAACTGTCACAAATATTGAGCAATATCCTTTGATAAAGTCCTCTTGAGAGAAAAGGGGTTACATTTTAAATAGCCTGAACTGCATGACTAGAGCTTCAGGGTGTGAATCTTCAGCTTGGAAATGGTCTCCTGACCATCTGAGACTGACATTTGATCCAACCTCTGGCCATCCACTTCAGGAATTCCCAGCACAGTAAAGTATATTCATTATAGAAAGAGGATAAAAagggggttttgttggttttaacCAGCAGGCTGAAGAGCACCCTATGATTTATGGCTACATATTCTGATTTAACAGATGTTTTTCCACCTCCACAAGATGTAATTCTTAACTGGATCACTTCCAAATTAATCTCATTGACTGAAGCCCCACAGCAATCTTAATAAGATTAGACTTAATGTTAGTTTCCTACATTTATACTGTTTGTGCACAGTACAATCTCTAGAACTATTTAAAGTACTTCACCAGCTGGAAAATAGGGTATTCCTCCATATAATGGAGTTTCCTGGAATCCCAACAGAACCTGGCAGCAGAGGCTTGTTTAGTTCAGTAATGATACAACACATTTCCTGGGCAAATTAAGGCTTTAAGAGAACCATGGCCAGGACTGCAATTGCTATCAAACTGCTTCCACTAATGAAGAGCTTCCTTTAATCTAAACCTGGTGATGCACTGATTTACAAACATACTGCACCCCTGTTTCCTTAGAGCTGAAATTTTCAATGGCTTCAATTTAATACACAAAGTCTTTTTGCCCACGCTTCACAGCACCCATTAAAAAACCTCCACAACTTACTCTGTCAACCAAAAAGCTCCACATTGCCTGTCAAAGATGTGCTGTTTGAAGCACTAAGATGTAGGAGTTCACAGGgttttttaattcatttcacagaaaatacatATTCACTGGCAAGGTTTAATTACTGTCCTACAGCCTTGGAATTTGGCATTCAGCTCAAATGTGCTGAGGAGTTTTAGACTGAGCCTTTAAACAACACAAGGAGATGTTTTGTGACAAGGAATAAAGGATGCAGCCAGACTTTATATGCATCTGCCTCCATATGGTCCAATTCTGGAATGTGGGTCACACCTAGCCCACAGGAAGGCATCtggcttttccctttccctctgtccCCAAGCAAAGCAGAgatgccagcctgggcagcacctgctgcccacagggacaccagaggctcagctgctgctgcagatgtgccctCAGTgggagcaggacacagctcaggAGGCAGAtcctgcacaggcagggagctgggaatgtgctgccaggaggcagcaggaaggtgCAACCACCCAAATCCAGCCCACAGTGCCAGAGTCACCCTTTGGcagctgatttattatttcaaagaaGAAACCCTCAGCTGCTCACACTACTGGTTTATCCTAGCACAGAACTGGGCACAGGAATTTGAATAATAGCCAGTTAAAAGAGGGTTGTTTCCCCCCATCCTTTGCCAGTTCAAACATGTCAGATCTCTGGATTCCAAACTACTCTGAAGCATTTACTAAGCAGAGCATCTTCTGAACTCCAAGATGAAGCTGCCCTTGAAAAAAGCAGCACAACCAAGAAACTGCTTTTTAAGAGAGCTCCATTTTGGTATGaagcaaatttttttcctacttcctTGCTCCTTTTGTAATTTATCTAATGCATGCTGCATAACTGGATGGACACAATTTAGTTGCTTGTTACTTCCTAAATTCTTCCAGTAGAAGTTGGGTCCCAGCTTCACCTGGGTTTAAGACCACTTTGGATTCTGGTTGTATTTCCAAGAGTGATGTTATTGCACTGGGATT is part of the Ammospiza nelsoni isolate bAmmNel1 chromosome 1, bAmmNel1.pri, whole genome shotgun sequence genome and encodes:
- the CRYGN gene encoding LOW QUALITY PROTEIN: gamma-crystallin N (The sequence of the model RefSeq protein was modified relative to this genomic sequence to represent the inferred CDS: inserted 1 base in 1 codon), which encodes MGIRPCPCSSMQALSPPXPQITFYEGRCFTGRKLDVCGSCNSFQDQGFLNRVNSICVQSGAWVCFDHPDFRGQQYILEHGEYPDFYRWNGRSDHLGSCRPIGMHGEHYRIEIFEGSHFRGPSLELTEDCSFLQGQGWDKTCINALKVYGDGAWVLYEEPNYRGRMYVVERGEFGSFSEWQARSASVQSIRRVVNYF